A region from the Salicibibacter cibarius genome encodes:
- a CDS encoding NAD(P)/FAD-dependent oxidoreductase translates to MQVDVMIIGGGIAGLQAAIQLGRYERAVTVIDEGSGRSTLCRQYRNLLGWPDGISGRELREAGRKHASHYDVDFIDKKVTRLAKEPSGFQAQTEDGGTYRGKKLILATGVTDANPFPELEPCFGLSVYICPDCDGYEIKDKRSLVLGSGRAGVRMALDLVSWTDQLMYVNHGGQSPVTAEEKKQLSEAGIGLYEGMVERVHMEGSQFAGVTLGDGTALQAEKAFIAFPGNVVHSELGKQIGVERLENHHVLNDSRTKMTNIPGVWAAGDIAVHSEQVTIAMGEGAQAAVWVQRSLMQEEP, encoded by the coding sequence GTGCAAGTGGATGTCATGATTATCGGCGGGGGGATCGCGGGTTTGCAGGCAGCGATTCAATTAGGGCGTTATGAGCGCGCGGTGACGGTGATTGATGAGGGGAGCGGCCGTTCCACGCTCTGCCGGCAATATCGAAATCTTCTCGGTTGGCCGGACGGGATCAGCGGTAGGGAACTTCGGGAGGCTGGAAGGAAGCATGCGAGCCATTATGATGTTGATTTTATTGATAAGAAAGTTACCCGCTTGGCAAAAGAACCGTCGGGATTTCAAGCGCAAACGGAAGACGGGGGCACGTATCGCGGGAAGAAGCTGATATTGGCTACGGGGGTGACTGACGCCAATCCATTTCCGGAGCTTGAACCTTGTTTCGGCTTGAGTGTATACATCTGTCCGGATTGTGATGGCTATGAAATCAAAGATAAACGGTCACTTGTGCTCGGTTCCGGGCGCGCGGGTGTGCGGATGGCGCTCGATCTTGTGAGCTGGACGGATCAGTTGATGTATGTGAACCATGGGGGGCAGTCGCCTGTGACCGCGGAGGAAAAAAAGCAATTATCGGAAGCCGGCATTGGTCTTTACGAGGGAATGGTTGAACGTGTTCATATGGAAGGGTCTCAGTTCGCGGGCGTAACGCTCGGCGATGGCACAGCTTTGCAAGCTGAGAAAGCGTTTATTGCTTTTCCCGGCAATGTTGTTCATTCGGAGTTAGGAAAACAAATTGGCGTCGAACGCTTGGAAAATCATCACGTCCTTAATGATTCCCGTACAAAAATGACGAACATCCCGGGTGTATGGGCAGCCGGTGATATCGCCGTGCATTCCGAGCAGGTGACCATTGCCATGGGAGAAGGGGCGCAGGCGGCCGTTTGGGTTCAACGATCGTTAATGCAAGAAGAACCTTGA